In Legionella spiritensis, the following proteins share a genomic window:
- the nusG gene encoding transcription termination/antitermination protein NusG: MEEPKSKQWYVVHAYSGYENFVMREIKTRAEHHQLLDRIGEVVVPSEEVVEMRAGQKRKSTRKFFPGYVLVNMVMDDETWHMIRAIPRVLGFIGGTSQTPTPISDKEAQAILQRVEDGVTKPRPKILFEPGEVVRVKEGPFVDFNGVVEEVNYEKSRLRVAVLIFGRSTPVELEFSQVEKT; encoded by the coding sequence GTGGAAGAGCCAAAATCAAAACAATGGTATGTTGTCCATGCCTATTCAGGATACGAAAATTTCGTGATGAGGGAAATAAAAACCCGAGCCGAACATCATCAATTACTTGATAGAATCGGTGAAGTTGTCGTGCCTTCTGAAGAAGTTGTGGAAATGCGTGCCGGCCAAAAAAGAAAAAGTACCCGGAAATTTTTTCCGGGCTACGTGCTGGTTAATATGGTCATGGATGATGAAACCTGGCATATGATTAGGGCTATTCCCAGAGTGCTGGGGTTTATTGGGGGAACAAGCCAGACACCCACGCCTATTTCTGATAAGGAAGCACAAGCCATATTGCAAAGAGTTGAGGATGGTGTCACCAAGCCAAGGCCCAAGATTTTGTTTGAGCCAGGCGAGGTTGTTAGAGTCAAGGAAGGACCGTTCGTAGACTTTAATGGTGTTGTGGAAGAGGTCAATTATGAGAAAAGCCGCTTAAGAGTTGCTGTTCTGATATTTGGTCGCTCAACTCCTGTCGAACTGGAATTCAGTCAGGTCGAAAAAACATAG
- the rplJ gene encoding 50S ribosomal protein L10, whose product MTITLAAKKAVVEEVNEVASKAISAVVADYRGLTVNQMTQLRSEARKSGVYLRVVRNTLTRRAFDNTDFACLSDKLVGPLFIAMSLDAPSDAARLLKEFVKTFEKLEIKALSVGGKVYEADQLETVASLPTKDEAIAKLMFVMKAPIEKFVRTLAEPHGKLVRTVAAIKDKKEQ is encoded by the coding sequence GTGACGATAACATTAGCTGCAAAAAAAGCCGTAGTTGAAGAAGTCAATGAAGTTGCTTCCAAGGCTATTTCGGCAGTAGTTGCTGATTATCGTGGTTTGACTGTTAATCAAATGACCCAGCTAAGAAGTGAGGCACGTAAGTCCGGTGTTTATCTTAGGGTAGTACGAAACACACTAACCCGAAGAGCGTTTGATAATACCGATTTTGCATGTCTTAGCGACAAGTTGGTTGGTCCTTTATTTATTGCAATGTCTCTTGATGCACCAAGTGACGCAGCGCGATTGTTAAAGGAATTTGTAAAAACATTTGAAAAGCTTGAAATCAAGGCATTATCCGTAGGTGGAAAGGTATATGAAGCCGATCAACTGGAAACGGTAGCAAGCTTGCCGACTAAAGATGAAGCGATAGCTAAGTTAATGTTTGTGATGAAAGCACCAATAGAAAAATTTGTCCGAACACTTGCTGAACCACATGGCAAACTGGTCAGAACGGTTGCAGCAATTAAAGACAAAAAAGAACAGTAA
- the tuf gene encoding elongation factor Tu, with protein MAKEKFERKKPHVNVGTIGHVDHGKTTLTAAITTIMAKKFGGTAKAYDQIDAAPEEKERGITISTAHVEYESTNRHYAHVDCPGHADYVKNMITGAAQMDGAILVVSAADGPMPQTREHILLSRQVGVPYIVVFLNKADMVDDAELLELVEMEVRDLLSSYEFPGDDIPIVVGSALKALEGDTSEIGVPAIEKLVETMDSYIPEPVRNIDKSFLLPIEDVFSISGRGTVVTGRVESGIVKVGEEVEIVGIRDTQKTTCTGVEMFRKLLDEGRAGDNVGVLLRGTKRDEVERGQVLAKPGTIKPHTKFEAEVYVLSKDEGGRHTPFFNGYRPQFYFRTTDVTGSCDLPQGVEMVMPGDNVQMTINLHAPIAMDEGLRFAIREGGRTVGAGVVAKIIE; from the coding sequence ATGGCGAAGGAAAAATTTGAACGTAAGAAGCCACACGTAAACGTAGGCACGATTGGTCACGTAGACCATGGCAAGACGACGTTGACGGCAGCAATTACGACGATTATGGCGAAGAAGTTCGGTGGTACAGCGAAAGCATACGATCAAATTGATGCTGCGCCGGAAGAAAAAGAAAGAGGGATTACGATATCGACAGCGCACGTGGAGTACGAGTCAACGAACCGTCACTATGCGCATGTGGATTGTCCTGGGCACGCGGATTATGTGAAGAACATGATTACTGGAGCGGCGCAGATGGACGGAGCGATACTGGTGGTATCGGCTGCGGATGGTCCTATGCCACAGACGAGGGAACATATATTGTTGTCGCGTCAGGTTGGTGTTCCATACATAGTTGTGTTTTTAAACAAGGCGGACATGGTAGATGACGCCGAGTTGCTGGAACTGGTTGAGATGGAAGTCAGGGATCTGTTGAGCAGTTACGAGTTTCCTGGTGATGACATACCGATCGTTGTAGGTTCTGCGCTGAAGGCGCTGGAAGGAGATACGAGTGAGATAGGCGTCCCGGCGATAGAGAAGCTGGTAGAGACTATGGACTCATACATCCCTGAGCCGGTACGAAATATAGATAAAAGCTTCCTGTTGCCGATTGAAGACGTGTTTTCAATATCCGGACGGGGAACAGTGGTAACGGGTCGGGTTGAAAGCGGAATCGTCAAGGTAGGCGAGGAAGTGGAGATTGTAGGTATACGCGATACACAGAAGACGACCTGTACGGGAGTTGAGATGTTCCGCAAGCTTCTTGATGAAGGCCGTGCGGGTGATAACGTTGGTGTGTTGTTACGCGGCACGAAACGAGATGAAGTTGAGCGTGGACAGGTATTGGCAAAGCCCGGTACCATCAAGCCGCATACGAAGTTTGAAGCGGAAGTATATGTGTTGTCCAAGGATGAAGGCGGACGACATACCCCGTTTTTCAATGGCTACAGACCGCAGTTTTATTTCAGGACGACGGACGTAACCGGCTCTTGTGATTTGCCGCAAGGTGTTGAGATGGTTATGCCTGGAGACAATGTGCAGATGACCATAAACCTGCATGCTCCAATTGCGATGGATGAAGGATTGCGTTTTGCGATTCGTGAGGGTGGCCGCACTGTTGGTGCCGGCGTCGTAGCTAAAATCATCGAGTAA
- the rplK gene encoding 50S ribosomal protein L11 has protein sequence MAKKVEAYIKLQIPAGKANPSPPVGPALGQRGVNIMEFCKAFNAATQNLEQGLPTPVVITVYSDRSFTFITKTPPASVLLKKAAGIQSGSGNPNTKKVATLKRQQLEEIAKIKEPDLTASTLAAAVNSIAGTARSMGIDVEGLE, from the coding sequence ATGGCTAAAAAAGTAGAAGCATATATCAAATTACAAATACCTGCAGGTAAAGCCAATCCCAGTCCGCCTGTTGGTCCAGCTTTAGGACAGCGTGGTGTGAATATCATGGAATTCTGTAAAGCGTTTAATGCCGCAACTCAGAATTTGGAGCAAGGTTTACCTACGCCTGTTGTCATTACGGTATATAGCGATCGTAGTTTTACCTTTATTACTAAAACACCGCCGGCGTCAGTACTACTTAAAAAGGCAGCGGGAATACAAAGCGGAAGCGGAAATCCCAATACTAAAAAAGTGGCTACACTGAAACGACAACAACTCGAGGAAATTGCCAAAATCAAGGAGCCCGATTTGACGGCAAGTACATTGGCTGCCGCTGTAAACAGCATTGCTGGAACAGCCAGAAGCATGGGAATCGACGTTGAAGGTTTGGAATAA
- the rplA gene encoding 50S ribosomal protein L1, whose protein sequence is MSRLSKKQSKIREVVKQNYLYNAAEAIGVLKEFASSKFKESVDISVNLGVDPRKSDQMVRTSTNLPKGTGKTVRVAVFAQGDNAEKARNAGADIVGFEDLADKIKAGELDFDVVIATPDAMRIVGQLGQILGPRGLMPNPKVGTVTTNVEAAVSDAKSGQIRYKTDKNGIIHCTVGKIEFSAEDLMENIAALIVDLRKAKPSTSKGIYLKKITLSTTMGPGLPIDISSIPV, encoded by the coding sequence ATGTCTAGGTTAAGCAAAAAACAAAGTAAAATAAGAGAAGTGGTAAAGCAAAATTATCTTTATAATGCTGCAGAAGCCATAGGTGTTTTGAAAGAATTTGCCAGTTCAAAATTTAAAGAAAGCGTGGACATAAGTGTGAATCTTGGTGTTGATCCCAGAAAATCTGACCAAATGGTTCGTACTTCTACCAACCTCCCTAAAGGAACTGGAAAAACGGTAAGAGTTGCTGTCTTTGCTCAAGGTGATAATGCTGAAAAAGCCAGAAACGCAGGCGCTGATATTGTTGGGTTTGAAGATTTGGCAGATAAAATCAAAGCTGGCGAACTGGATTTTGATGTGGTTATTGCTACTCCTGATGCCATGCGCATTGTTGGTCAGCTTGGACAAATTTTAGGGCCAAGAGGTTTAATGCCTAATCCTAAGGTCGGTACTGTAACCACCAATGTTGAAGCAGCAGTCTCCGATGCCAAATCAGGACAAATTCGCTATAAAACGGATAAAAATGGCATTATTCATTGCACTGTTGGGAAAATTGAATTTTCTGCGGAAGATCTGATGGAAAATATCGCCGCGCTGATTGTTGATTTGCGAAAGGCAAAACCTTCTACTTCAAAAGGTATTTATTTGAAAAAAATTACCTTGTCAACGACGATGGGGCCAGGATTGCCTATTGATATTTCATCAATACCTGTGTAA
- the rpoB gene encoding DNA-directed RNA polymerase subunit beta, which translates to MAATAEAKPQQYSHAEKKRFRKSFGRQADKMPIPNLLDIQIKSYEDFLEIGSSHENFFELESSPDNQKKTGLHAAFMSVFPIESFSGNARLEYVGYKIGKPAFDVRECKLRGLTYSAPLRVKIRLVVLDKEASGEPKPVKDIREQDVFMGEIPLMTDVGTFVVNGTERVVVSQLHRSPGVIFEHDRGKTHSSGKLLYSARIIPYRGSWLDFEFDPKDSVFVRIDRRRKLPVSILLRALGYEVEDILSEFFETTLCQLRNGEFHINLIPSRLRGEIASFDIVVPETGELIVEQGRRITARHIKTMEKFNMQDLVVPNSYLSGKTLAKSVVDTTTGEVIAQANEEVTDELLNQLAERGILSFEMIYTNDLDHGSYISDTLKIDPTNSQLEALVEIYRMMRPGEPPTKEAAEALFKNLFFAEDRYDLSAVGRMKFNRRVGRKEDTGPGTLTKEDILAVIKTLIDIRNGIGMVDDIDHLGNRRVRSVGEMTENQFRVGLVRVERAVKERLSLVESENLMPQDLINAKPVSAAIKEFFGSSQLSQFMDQVNPLSGVTHKRRVSALGPGGLTRERAGFEVRDVHTTHYGRVCPIETPEGPNIGLINSLSVYARTNNYGFIETPCRKVVDGCVTDEIEYLSAIEEVDQYIAQSSVAVDEKGKILADLVPCRHQNEFSLTTPDKINFMDVSPKQIVSVAASLIPFLEHDDANRALMGSNMQRQAVPTLRSEKPLVGTGMERTVASDSGVSVVAKRGGIIDLVDASRIVVRVNDDETTAGETGVDIYNLTKYFRSNQDTCINQRPIVCKGDRIQRGDVLADGPCTDMGELALGQNLLVAFMPWNGYNFEDSILISERIVQEDRFTTIHIEELTCIARDTKLGTEEITADIPNVGESALASLDQSGVVYIGAEVSAGDILVGKVTPKGETQLTPEEKLLRAIFGEKASDVKDSSLRVPSGMNGTVIDVQVFTRDGLEKDDRAKSIEEEHLARVRKDLIDERRIREDDIYHRVYNLLHDKSASGGPGSIKSGSKITKDYLDKLDREKWFDIRVDDEVISQQLEQLSKQLELLGKEMESRFNDSRKKIVQGDDLAPGVLKIVKVYLAVKRRIQPGDKMAGRHGNKGVISIVVPVEDMPYMEDGTAVDIVLNPLGVPSRMNIGQVLETHLGLAAKGLGHRIANMIDSKKSIGDIRAFLEKIYNHDDVKRVDLKKLDDEEITILADNLRAGVPMATPVFDGAGEKEIKSMLELAGLPADGKTMLIDGRTGKKFDNPVTVGYMYMLKLNHLVDDKMHARSTGSYSLVTQQPLGGKAQFGGQRFGEMEVWALEAYGAAYTLQEMLTVKSDDVGGRTKIYKNIVDGDHRMDPGMPESFNVLLKEIRALGIDIELEHD; encoded by the coding sequence ATGGCCGCCACTGCAGAAGCTAAACCTCAACAATACTCTCATGCTGAGAAAAAACGATTTCGCAAGAGCTTTGGCAGGCAGGCAGATAAAATGCCAATTCCTAATCTTTTGGATATTCAAATCAAATCCTACGAGGATTTCCTTGAGATTGGTTCCTCCCACGAAAATTTTTTTGAACTGGAATCCAGTCCCGATAATCAGAAAAAAACCGGCTTGCATGCCGCTTTCATGTCTGTTTTTCCGATAGAAAGTTTTTCCGGCAATGCCAGACTGGAATACGTTGGTTATAAAATTGGCAAGCCAGCCTTCGATGTGCGTGAATGTAAATTAAGAGGATTAACCTATTCCGCTCCGCTGCGGGTAAAAATCAGACTCGTTGTATTGGATAAGGAAGCCTCAGGCGAGCCAAAACCCGTTAAAGATATACGGGAACAAGATGTTTTTATGGGGGAAATTCCCTTAATGACTGATGTCGGTACCTTTGTTGTTAATGGTACTGAACGAGTAGTGGTATCGCAATTGCACCGCTCACCTGGTGTTATTTTTGAACATGATCGTGGAAAAACGCACTCATCAGGCAAGTTACTTTATTCCGCTCGTATCATTCCTTATCGTGGCTCCTGGCTCGATTTTGAGTTTGATCCCAAGGACAGTGTCTTTGTAAGAATTGACCGTCGACGGAAACTGCCGGTCAGTATTTTATTGCGTGCACTTGGCTATGAAGTGGAAGATATACTGTCCGAATTTTTTGAAACTACTTTGTGTCAGTTACGCAATGGTGAGTTTCATATCAATCTGATTCCATCAAGATTACGAGGGGAAATAGCATCCTTTGACATTGTGGTACCTGAAACAGGTGAATTGATTGTTGAACAAGGACGTCGAATTACGGCCCGGCATATTAAAACCATGGAAAAATTTAATATGCAAGACCTGGTGGTGCCTAATTCTTACCTGAGTGGTAAAACTCTGGCAAAAAGCGTTGTTGATACTACGACCGGTGAAGTGATTGCCCAGGCTAATGAGGAAGTTACCGACGAATTGCTTAATCAGCTTGCAGAGCGAGGTATTTTGTCATTTGAAATGATTTATACCAATGACCTGGATCATGGATCTTATATTTCAGATACATTGAAAATTGATCCGACTAATAGTCAGCTTGAAGCCCTTGTTGAAATTTATCGAATGATGCGTCCGGGAGAGCCGCCCACGAAAGAAGCAGCTGAGGCATTATTTAAAAATTTATTTTTTGCTGAGGATCGTTATGATCTGTCAGCTGTCGGCCGTATGAAATTTAACCGCCGTGTGGGACGAAAAGAAGATACAGGCCCCGGCACATTGACCAAAGAAGATATTCTGGCGGTCATCAAGACACTCATTGATATCAGAAACGGTATCGGTATGGTTGATGATATTGATCATCTGGGGAATCGACGCGTCAGAAGCGTTGGCGAGATGACTGAAAATCAATTCAGAGTCGGGTTGGTAAGAGTCGAGCGCGCCGTAAAAGAACGGTTAAGTCTGGTAGAGTCCGAAAATTTAATGCCTCAGGACTTGATCAATGCCAAGCCGGTCTCCGCCGCTATCAAGGAATTTTTTGGCTCAAGCCAGCTCTCGCAATTTATGGATCAAGTTAATCCATTGTCCGGGGTTACTCATAAGCGACGGGTTTCAGCGCTTGGCCCGGGTGGCTTGACTCGTGAACGGGCCGGATTCGAAGTTCGGGATGTGCATACCACTCACTATGGTCGTGTATGTCCAATTGAAACTCCCGAAGGACCGAATATCGGTTTGATAAATTCCCTGTCTGTTTATGCGCGTACCAACAACTATGGATTTATAGAAACACCATGCCGTAAAGTTGTTGACGGCTGTGTAACCGATGAAATTGAGTATCTGTCGGCAATAGAAGAAGTTGATCAATATATTGCTCAATCAAGTGTCGCTGTGGATGAAAAAGGCAAGATTCTGGCGGATCTGGTACCTTGCCGCCATCAAAACGAATTCTCATTGACCACGCCGGATAAAATTAATTTTATGGATGTGTCACCGAAACAAATCGTTTCGGTAGCCGCATCACTCATTCCATTCCTTGAACATGACGATGCTAACCGTGCCCTTATGGGATCGAACATGCAACGTCAGGCCGTACCTACTTTACGGTCTGAGAAACCACTGGTTGGAACGGGAATGGAACGTACCGTAGCGTCTGATTCCGGAGTTTCCGTAGTAGCCAAACGTGGTGGTATCATCGATTTGGTCGATGCCTCCCGTATCGTTGTCCGAGTGAACGATGATGAAACAACAGCCGGCGAAACCGGGGTAGATATTTATAACCTGACCAAATACTTCCGATCCAATCAGGATACGTGTATTAATCAACGACCAATTGTTTGCAAGGGTGATAGAATCCAGCGTGGTGATGTATTGGCCGATGGTCCTTGTACGGATATGGGTGAATTAGCCCTTGGGCAGAACTTGCTCGTCGCGTTTATGCCCTGGAATGGTTATAACTTTGAAGATTCCATTCTTATTTCAGAACGAATTGTTCAGGAAGACCGTTTTACCACAATTCATATCGAGGAATTAACTTGTATAGCGCGCGATACCAAACTGGGCACGGAAGAAATAACGGCGGATATTCCCAATGTCGGAGAATCGGCGTTAGCCAGCCTGGATCAATCAGGGGTTGTTTACATAGGTGCTGAAGTATCTGCCGGTGATATCCTGGTAGGAAAAGTAACACCAAAGGGTGAAACGCAACTGACTCCGGAAGAAAAGTTATTGCGCGCCATTTTTGGTGAAAAAGCGTCTGATGTGAAAGATTCCTCCTTGCGTGTTCCTTCAGGAATGAATGGCACCGTCATTGATGTGCAGGTATTTACCCGCGATGGGTTGGAAAAGGATGATCGAGCCAAGAGTATTGAGGAAGAGCACCTTGCTCGCGTGCGCAAGGATTTAATTGATGAGCGCCGTATTCGTGAAGATGATATTTATCATCGTGTTTACAATTTACTGCATGACAAATCTGCATCAGGCGGACCGGGCAGTATTAAGTCTGGCAGTAAAATAACCAAAGACTATCTGGATAAACTGGATAGAGAAAAATGGTTTGATATTCGTGTTGATGATGAAGTGATCAGTCAGCAACTTGAGCAACTTTCCAAGCAACTGGAACTTCTCGGAAAAGAGATGGAAAGTCGTTTTAACGATAGTCGTAAGAAAATCGTACAGGGTGATGATCTTGCACCCGGAGTTCTAAAAATTGTCAAGGTTTATCTCGCAGTCAAGAGACGTATACAACCTGGGGATAAAATGGCGGGACGCCACGGAAACAAGGGGGTTATCTCCATCGTTGTTCCAGTGGAAGATATGCCTTATATGGAGGATGGTACAGCTGTGGATATCGTTTTAAATCCATTGGGCGTTCCGTCTCGTATGAATATTGGCCAGGTTCTGGAAACGCATTTGGGACTGGCGGCGAAAGGGCTGGGGCATCGTATTGCCAACATGATTGATAGTAAAAAATCAATCGGAGATATCAGGGCATTTCTGGAAAAAATTTATAATCACGATGATGTTAAAAGGGTGGATCTCAAGAAGCTGGATGATGAGGAAATCACTATTCTTGCCGATAATCTGCGAGCCGGAGTTCCGATGGCTACGCCGGTATTTGACGGAGCAGGTGAAAAAGAGATCAAATCCATGCTGGAACTGGCAGGTTTGCCTGCAGATGGGAAAACCATGCTGATCGATGGCAGAACAGGTAAGAAGTTCGATAATCCGGTCACCGTCGGTTATATGTATATGTTGAAATTAAATCACCTGGTAGATGACAAGATGCATGCGCGGTCTACAGGTTCGTATAGTCTTGTGACGCAACAGCCACTCGGCGGTAAAGCGCAGTTTGGTGGACAACGCTTCGGTGAGATGGAAGTGTGGGCTCTTGAAGCCTATGGTGCTGCGTATACGTTGCAGGAAATGTTGACGGTAAAATCGGACGATGTCGGAGGACGAACGAAAATATATAAAAATATCGTGGATGGGGATCATCGCATGGATCCTGGAATGCCTGAATCATTCAACGTATTACTTAAGGAAATCAGAGCACTGGGTATTGATATCGAACTTGAACACGATTAA
- the rplL gene encoding 50S ribosomal protein L7/L12, whose amino-acid sequence MAVSKNEILDTISNMTVMEVVELIEAMEEKFNVSAAAAAVAVAAPAAGATAAAEEKTEFDVIMTSFGANKVNVIKAIRGITGLGLKEAKDLVEGAPSTVKEGVSKDEAESIKKELEEAGATVDVK is encoded by the coding sequence ATGGCTGTATCAAAAAATGAGATTCTCGATACCATCTCTAATATGACGGTAATGGAAGTTGTAGAGCTTATCGAAGCTATGGAAGAAAAATTTAACGTGTCCGCCGCTGCAGCCGCAGTTGCAGTTGCAGCCCCGGCAGCCGGTGCAACAGCTGCTGCTGAGGAAAAAACCGAGTTTGACGTGATTATGACAAGCTTCGGGGCTAACAAGGTCAATGTGATTAAAGCCATTCGTGGTATTACAGGTCTTGGTTTGAAAGAAGCGAAGGATCTGGTTGAAGGCGCACCATCTACCGTTAAGGAAGGCGTCTCTAAAGATGAAGCTGAAAGCATCAAAAAAGAGCTGGAAGAAGCTGGCGCGACTGTCGACGTCAAATAA
- the tyrS gene encoding tyrosine--tRNA ligase has translation MISADLVEELQRGCEEILPEKELEKKLLKGRPLKVKAGFDPTAPDLHLGHTVLLNKLRQFQQYGHEVIFLIGDFTAMIGDPTGKNVTRAPLSQEAILANAQTYEQQVFKILDPEKTTILFNSQWLNALSAVDLIRLAATHTVARMLERDDFNKRYHSGQPIAIHEFLYPLIQGYDSVALKADIELGGTDQKFNLLMGRELQKHFNQEQQVIMMLPLIEGLDGVKKMSKSLNNYIGITETPDSMFGKIMSISDELMWRYITLLSFKSLSDITSLRASVESGMNPRDVKIDFAREIITRFHNQSAADAAHQAFLERFQKGEIPDDLEEQIIEAHEPISIAQLLKQTGLTSSTSESIRMARQGAVKLNGNKINDASLIVKENKAFIIQVGKRRIAKVRLMKKEK, from the coding sequence ATGATAAGCGCTGATTTGGTAGAGGAGTTGCAGAGAGGTTGCGAGGAAATTCTTCCCGAGAAGGAACTGGAGAAAAAATTACTGAAGGGACGGCCTCTAAAAGTCAAGGCCGGATTTGATCCGACGGCTCCTGACTTGCACCTGGGGCACACGGTCTTGCTTAATAAATTAAGACAGTTTCAACAATACGGCCACGAAGTCATTTTTCTGATTGGTGATTTTACCGCTATGATAGGCGATCCGACCGGTAAAAATGTCACGCGCGCTCCCCTAAGTCAGGAGGCAATTTTAGCGAATGCCCAAACGTACGAACAACAGGTATTTAAAATTCTCGACCCTGAAAAAACCACAATACTCTTTAACTCTCAGTGGTTAAATGCCTTGAGCGCGGTAGATCTGATTCGCCTTGCTGCAACGCATACCGTAGCCAGAATGCTGGAGCGCGACGATTTCAATAAGCGTTATCATTCCGGACAACCCATCGCCATTCATGAATTTTTGTATCCGCTCATCCAGGGGTATGATTCGGTGGCATTAAAAGCCGACATTGAGCTGGGCGGCACCGATCAGAAGTTTAATTTGCTCATGGGTCGTGAATTACAGAAGCATTTTAACCAGGAACAACAAGTGATTATGATGTTGCCTTTAATAGAGGGACTGGACGGTGTGAAAAAAATGTCAAAGTCCCTCAACAATTATATAGGTATTACTGAAACACCTGACAGCATGTTCGGTAAAATCATGTCGATTAGCGATGAACTGATGTGGCGGTATATCACCTTACTCAGTTTTAAATCACTCAGCGACATTACCAGTCTCAGGGCCTCCGTGGAGTCAGGTATGAATCCCCGCGATGTTAAAATCGATTTTGCCAGGGAAATCATTACGCGCTTTCACAATCAGTCTGCTGCGGATGCGGCACATCAGGCGTTTCTCGAGAGATTTCAGAAAGGAGAAATTCCTGATGATTTGGAAGAGCAGATTATTGAGGCCCATGAGCCGATCAGCATTGCTCAATTATTAAAGCAGACAGGATTAACATCCAGTACCTCGGAATCAATTCGTATGGCCAGACAGGGCGCGGTTAAATTAAATGGCAATAAAATTAATGATGCGTCCCTAATCGTTAAAGAAAATAAGGCATTCATTATCCAGGTTGGCAAACGGCGTATCGCTAAAGTACGGTTAATGAAAAAAGAAAAATAA
- the secE gene encoding preprotein translocase subunit SecE: MKNTSKSVNNAKEVLLWLGIALITAAAFYGTYYLKFSTPVIAIIWIGWLIASLIVGYFTAKGQQVYQFATEAKVELQKVVWPSRQETVQTTSIVMIMVAVTGFILWGVDSGMTWVIAKITHLG, encoded by the coding sequence ATGAAAAATACTAGTAAATCGGTCAACAATGCAAAAGAAGTGCTGCTCTGGTTAGGTATAGCCTTAATCACGGCGGCTGCTTTTTATGGAACTTATTATTTAAAGTTTTCAACACCGGTCATTGCCATTATATGGATAGGGTGGCTGATAGCAAGTTTGATAGTTGGATATTTTACAGCTAAAGGACAACAGGTATATCAATTTGCAACAGAAGCAAAGGTAGAGTTACAGAAAGTTGTATGGCCTAGCAGGCAAGAAACGGTACAAACCACCTCCATCGTAATGATCATGGTGGCTGTGACAGGTTTTATACTGTGGGGGGTTGATTCCGGAATGACATGGGTCATAGCTAAAATAACACATTTAGGTTGA